GCTCCACAAACATCGCCGTCGCATCCGCGAAGGGCTGCAATTTCAGCATCTCCTTGAATGCGGCGATGCTCTCCGGATTGTTACGCTCGGGGAACGGGAGGTGCCGAACAGGAATTGCCCGATCCTCTTTCACCTTCATACCCACCGAGAGGTCGCCGCGGTCCAGGAAGAACGCCTCGGTGTGCTTCTTCTTGCTGCAGTTGAGCGACAGCGCGAAGCCCGTGCGTCCGTGGAACGCTCCTCCGAACGCGCAGAACACCCGCTTCCCCCGGAGACGCTCTTCCGCTTCGTCGCCGTACACCGCCATGTACTCATGGTAGCGGCGTGCCAGGCACATCTTCACCGCCGCTTCCACGCTCTCGGCGCCCGAGTTGCCGAAGAACACCTTTTTCGGGTGCTTGCCGGGCGTGATAGCGCAGAGCTTCTCTGCCAGCTGCACCTCGGCGTTGTTGAACCACTCGTTGCCGGGAATCATGAGGAGCTTCCCGTCGTGCCCAAGCGGCGTCACACCGATGCCGGAGCAGAAGTCAATGAGCTCCACCTGCTGCCCGCTTTCCGCGAGCACGCCCCAGATGCGCGACCCTTCCCCATAAAGCGGAACGAGGTCGCTGTCGATCGTCGTGTTCACGACGTGCTTCTTGCCGAGGCGATAGATCTCGGCGGGACTGAGCTGACGCAGCATTGCGCGTCTCCTTAATGGCGCCGCCACAATTAGCGGCGTGAACTGCCTATATCATATAAAAATAACGGCTAAAATGCAACAGTATATACAAATTCGCGCGGTAGAGATATGTTTATGATAGAATGGTTTCCTGTTGGAGGATAACTCATGAACGACGCAATCGAGGAGCCGACACTGCTTTGTCCGCCGGAACAGTGCGGAAATTGCGGCACTCCAGCTGATCTTAGCAGCAGCACGCATACGAACGTAGAAAACTGGCGCTGCCCTGGGTGCATGAAGAAATGTTGCAACGCCTGCTTCAAGCCCAACTACGACGGCGACGGCAGTACATTCTTCTGCCCCAACCCGAGCTGCAAGAAGCTGCTCAAGTTCCCGTAGACCGCAACGACCCAGTCGCCTTAGGCGACTGGGTCGCAGCATTTTAACATAAGGTTGTCCTTCAACAAGTTCAGGAACTCAAATCATAGTCCCTGAGTCTATCGAAGGGCCACAATTACTTTTTTGCTCTGCCCTCAATAATGCCAAGTGCTATATTCCCAGGGACTTCCTCATAATGATCAAACTCCATCGTAAAGTTGCCTCTGCCTTGCGTCATGGAGCGAAGTTTCGTGGCGTAACCGAACATTTCGGCGAGCGGCACCATGGAGTCAATCACTTTGATGTTGATGCGGTCGCTCATGTTTTCAATTTTGCCACGCTTCGAGCTGATGTCGCCGGTGACGTCACCCATGTAATTCGCGGGGACAAGCACCTGCACTTTCATGATCGGCTCAAGCAAAATCGGGCTCGCACGCCTCACAGCCGACTGGAACGCCATGGAACCGGCAATTTTAAACGCGGCCTCGCCTGAGTCCACTTCGTGGTAGGAACCGTCATAAAGCTCAACTTCCACATCCACAAACTTGTAGCCGGCGATGACACCGCGATCAATGGCTTCCGAGATGCCTTTTTCCACTGCCGGAATAAACTCCTGCGGAATGGAACCTCCCTTGATGGCGTTTACAAATTCAAATCCCTTGCCGCGCTCCAATGGCTTGATTCGGATGCGCACGTGGCCGTACTGACCGCGGCCTCCGGACTGCTTGATATATTTTCCTTCAGCTTCGGCTTCGGCTTTGATGGTTTCTTTATACGCCACCTGCGGCCGGCCGACGTTGGCGCCCACGCCAAATTCGCGCTTCATGCGCTCCACGAGCACCTCAAGATGCAGTTCACCCATACCGGAGATAATCGTCTCACCGGTTTCCGGATCGCCCGCCACGCGGAACGTCGGGTCTTCTTCCGCCAAGCGGTGCAAGGCAAGTCCCATTTTTTCCTGGTCGGCTTTCGTGTTCGGTTCAATGCGGATGCCGATGACCGGCTCAGGGAAAATTATTTTTTCCAAAAGTACCGGATGCTCTGGGTCGCACAACGTATCACCGGTTGTCGTATTTTTCAAACCCACAAACGCGCCCAATTCTCCGGCATGAATGTCGTCAATGTCTTCGCGATGATTGGCGTGCATGCGCACCATACGGCCGACGCGCTCTTGGGCGTCTTTCGTTGAATTCAAAATGTAGCTGCCTTTTTTGAGCACGCCGGAATACACGCGGAAATATGTCAGCGAGCCGACAAACGGATCCGCGGCGATTTTAAACGCCAACGCCGTGAACGGCTCTTCATCTTTCGGATGACGCTCAATGGGCAGGTTGGTTTTCAAATCGGTCGCTCTTGTCGGCGGCACATCGCTCGGCGCCGGAAGGTAGTCAATGACTGCGTCAAGCATCAGCTGGACTCCCTTGTTTTTTAAGGCAGAGCCGGTCACAACCGGAATAATGGTTCCTTTGATGGTCGCGATGCGCAACATGCGCTTCAATTCTTCCAGCGGCGGAACTTTTCCTTCCAAATATGCCGCCATCATCGCGTCTTCCTGCTCCACGATTTTCTCCACTAATTCGCCGTGGCGTTTCTTCGCCTCGGCTAGAGAATGCTCCGGAATTTCAGATTCAATAATATTCTCACCGCGCTCACCCTCAAAGTGATAGGCCTTCATCTTCATCAGATCAATAAGCCCCTCAAACGCGCCCTCAAGACCGATCGGCAGCTGAATCGGCATCGCGTGCGGATTCAACCGTTCACGAATAGACGCCAAGCTTCCTTCAAATGAGGCGCCCATGCGGTCCAGTTTGTTGATAAAGCAAATGCGCGGCACGGCATATTCGTCCGCATAGCGCCAGTTAGTTTCGGATTGCGGTTCAACGCCGGAAACGCCGTCAAACACGACGACGGCGCCGTCCAAGACGCGCAAGCTGCGCTTCACCTCCACGGTGAAGTCAATGTGACCGGGAGTGTCAATGAGGTTGATGCGGTGTTCAAACGCCTTGTCGCCGTTACGATACGTCGCAGTCCAAAAACAGGTCGTCGCGGCGGAGGTGATGGTGATGCCGCGCTCCCGCTCCTGATCCATCCAGTCCATGACCGTGTCGCCCTCGTGCACTTCGCCGATTTTGTGCGACACGCCGGTATAAAAAAGAATACGCTCAGAGACGGTTGTTTTTCCTGCGTCGATATGCGCGATGATGCCGATATCTCTAACTTTGTCGATGGGATATTGTCGGGACATAACGATAAAAGCTTCTTTAGCTTATCAGCTTCATTAGCTTTTTAGCGCG
The sequence above is a segment of the bacterium genome. Coding sequences within it:
- a CDS encoding aminotransferase class III-fold pyridoxal phosphate-dependent enzyme, with amino-acid sequence MLRQLSPAEIYRLGKKHVVNTTIDSDLVPLYGEGSRIWGVLAESGQQVELIDFCSGIGVTPLGHDGKLLMIPGNEWFNNAEVQLAEKLCAITPGKHPKKVFFGNSGAESVEAAVKMCLARRYHEYMAVYGDEAEERLRGKRVFCAFGGAFHGRTGFALSLNCSKKKHTEAFFLDRGDLSVGMKVKEDRAIPVRHLPFPERNNPESIAAFKEMLKLQPFADATAMFVELIQGEGGIRVMDEDCLQLLVAECRKHDVYLVVDEVQTGMMRTGRMFACEYFRVGDGFLEPDIICLSKALGGGRAPIGATIARAEFDFPIPGEHSNTFGGNAFATEAAFNIIEQLEALNREDLTRRIVLLAEFAPEGLGLMRRIVFRTVEERNAVAERARKHPELGVSIISAGELALRCMVPVNISTKDLAKGIKILRRCMAK
- the fusA gene encoding elongation factor G, which translates into the protein MSRQYPIDKVRDIGIIAHIDAGKTTVSERILFYTGVSHKIGEVHEGDTVMDWMDQERERGITITSAATTCFWTATYRNGDKAFEHRINLIDTPGHIDFTVEVKRSLRVLDGAVVVFDGVSGVEPQSETNWRYADEYAVPRICFINKLDRMGASFEGSLASIRERLNPHAMPIQLPIGLEGAFEGLIDLMKMKAYHFEGERGENIIESEIPEHSLAEAKKRHGELVEKIVEQEDAMMAAYLEGKVPPLEELKRMLRIATIKGTIIPVVTGSALKNKGVQLMLDAVIDYLPAPSDVPPTRATDLKTNLPIERHPKDEEPFTALAFKIAADPFVGSLTYFRVYSGVLKKGSYILNSTKDAQERVGRMVRMHANHREDIDDIHAGELGAFVGLKNTTTGDTLCDPEHPVLLEKIIFPEPVIGIRIEPNTKADQEKMGLALHRLAEEDPTFRVAGDPETGETIISGMGELHLEVLVERMKREFGVGANVGRPQVAYKETIKAEAEAEGKYIKQSGGRGQYGHVRIRIKPLERGKGFEFVNAIKGGSIPQEFIPAVEKGISEAIDRGVIAGYKFVDVEVELYDGSYHEVDSGEAAFKIAGSMAFQSAVRRASPILLEPIMKVQVLVPANYMGDVTGDISSKRGKIENMSDRINIKVIDSMVPLAEMFGYATKLRSMTQGRGNFTMEFDHYEEVPGNIALGIIEGRAKK